Within the Vibrio sp. DW001 genome, the region GAGATCACGCCTGAGTACAATTGGGATAACAAGATAGAAGAAGATAAAATGGACGAAGCGACGATTACGTTTCGTTTAGAGTTCTTGTTTAACAATGTATAGTGGTGTTTTTTGGTTTAAAGTTAGTTGAGATGAATAAGTGTTAGAGAAAGAGAACTTGATAAAATTAGCGAGAATCAAGATGCCGTTTGGTAAATACGCGGGGCGTACCTTGATCGATCTTCCGGAAGAATATTTGCTCTGGTTTGCTCGTAAGGATTCTTTTCCTGAGGGAGAATTAGGTGATCTGATGCAACTCTGCTTAGCGCTAAAAATTGAAGGGTTAGATATGGTCGTTAAACCACTAAAGTACCCAGAGTCGCGCTAAACGTAGAGTTGATCTCTTATGGCTGAATAAACTAGCTACTTAGAGGCGAGCATCTCGTTAAGGCCGCCACCATTGTGAACGTTAGTGAATCCATTTTTTTTCAAAAAGCGTTCAGCTTGCCCTGAACGGTTACCACTGCGGCAATAAACAACAATCTGTTGATCTTTATCTACATTATTAAACGCGACATTCACCGTCTCTAGCGGGAAATTTACCGCAGATTCAATATGTTGGGTGTCAAATTCTTGTGGTGTTCTAACGTCAACGATTAGCGCACCTTGTTCTATTTTTTGCCATGCTAATTCAGCACGGTTTTCTGCAAAGCTTGAGAAAGCGATGAAAGCCAGAGCAAGGGCGACAATTTTTTTAAAGATCACGGTTATTTCCTTTTTGATGAACCTATATAAGAGGAGATTATATAGGTTCATTATTTCTTTTGTGAAGTGTTTGATCAATATTGATTGTAATACCCGCTCTACAAAATGACAGGACAGAGTTTACTTACCCACAAAAGCGACAACCACTTTGTCATCCCCAAGAACTCGAGAGAAAGCATAACCTTGCTTTTGTTTAAGCGCTTTATGTTGTCCTGCACCGATAGAAGGGTGTGATTTTCGAAACTGCCCAACCGTTTTCCAGTGTTCAAGTAGTTTCTTTCTATTGTCATCTAATTGCCAAACCATATCGGAGCGTGTGCCTTGATGAAAGTCATCGGCGTATGGGCCAATCGCTCTAGCAACTTCGTCTCCGTAATAAACCTGAATCGCCCCAGGGCTAAGCAACAAAGCACTTGCCGCGTCTCTTTGCATATCGAATGATTTATAGCGACTAAAGAACAATTCTGTGTCATGAGATGACATGTAGCTTACTGGGTTAAAATCTTTTTCGGAGGCGATCGTATCGGCATAAGATTGATAGGTCTCTGCCATATAGCTGAAGCAAGCGGCACCTTTATCCATTTTTTTCTGCATGTCGAAGTTTATCAAGGCATCAAAACCGTCATCAAAATATGGACTTCTGTACGCTGAGTGTCCCCATACTTCACCCATCATCCAAAATGGCTGGCCGCCCGATTGTCCATTTTTCTTACGCCATGCCTCTAGCTTCTCGCTTGATTGTTTTTTTAGTCGTATCCAAACGTCACTTTCAACGTGCTTTACGGTATCGACACGAAAGCCATCAATTCCAAATCGTTTAACCCAATCGGACTGCCATTCGATTAGATAATCGGAGACAGTGAAATTCTGCTTATGTTTGACACGAGTGCCTGGGTTATTGAGCAGCCAATTTGGTGGTGTAACGGTTTTTTCTGACTCGGTGATAAAGTCTGGTAGTCCCGCCAAAGACATCGTAATGTCACTATTCCCTGGTTTTTTATAGTCAGGAAAACCAGCACGGATCCAATCTGGTCCCCACCAACTCGTCCATGCGTTACTAGCATAATCAATACTGTCATTGTAACTGTGCCAGTTTTCATTTTTTCCCGGTACCCAATCAGACCATTTATCCGGCCAACTTCTTTTCGGCGAGACGACATTGATGTCGTCAAACTGTAGATCGGATAAAGCAGCGTAGCCGGAATGGTTCACGACCGCATCTAACAGAATTTTTATACCCCGTTTATGCGCTTCCGCGACAAGTTGTGTTAAATCCTCATCTTTACCGAAATTTTCGTCAATCTTGGTGAAATCTCGGGTCCAATAACCGTGATAAGCATAAAATGGGAAGGACCCTTTTTCTCCTCCCCCAACAAAACCATGTATTTGCTCTACAATAGGGGAAAGCCATATAGCGTCAGTTCCTAAACTCTGGATGTAATCTAGCTTTTTAATAATGCCTTTTAAATCACCACCATGGAAAGTCCCCACTTCATCATTACCATCTTTTTGTCGACCATAACTCGTATCATTATTCAGGTCACCATTGCTAAACCTATCGACCATGACAAAGTAGATGTTCGCGTTGCGCCAGTCTAGAGGGGTAGAAAGGTTGGAACTCTGTTGCAACGTTGGTTCTAACAAAACCATACCACCGCTATTGAGGGATGGCGTTAGTGTTACGTGATGATTGATAACCTCAGTAACTTGCCCCGTGAACGTGTCTTTTAGCTTGGTACCATCTGCGAATGTATCGGCTACGTTTAACGTGACCTCTTCACTAATATGGGTATCGCAAGTGAGGTTGGGAACGGCTCTTTTGAATTCCTTTTTTACGGTATTACTTTTCTTCTTTGTGAGTGTTATCGATTGCGTGGTTTTATCGAATGTAAATAGGTAGTCGCCACTAAGGCGTATCTTTAGCTCGAAAAGAGTTGGTTCTTGGCAGTTGAGTTGCGTCGGTGTATTGAATTTGAGTTTCTTAACGACATCAACAGTACATGTTCCACCAATATCAGTCACTTTTATTGAATAATTATCTTTTTTTAGCGGAACATTCACTGGATGCTCCGCGGTAAAAGAATAGTTTCGGCTGTTAGTGGACGTCGATATTGTTAGGTTAGCCGCCGACAAAGGTGTCGATGCCAAGATCAATGCAGTTACTATCGTATTAAGTTTCATTGCTGGGCCATTATAGTTCATATTAGTATCATCTAGCTAAATGATAAATGCAAAACGACGCTTAGACATCATTCGGTTGGCTACGCCTCAAAAGTGTTAACTAGGTCATGGTAGGGTGTAGAAAGATGTAGGGGGTAATATTTTTAGATTTGTCACAGTAGAAAAAATTATTCATTACCTATAGATACGATTAATTTTTCACACATATAGTGTCTTTTTTGTACATTTTGGCCTGATATTTATGTGATTTTTTATAAATTTTCTATTTAAACAAAGAGATAAATTATTTACAAACATTTACTTTACGAGTGTGCAATAAATGGTTGAAATGAAGATGAATGAGGATATACTATCATAATATATTCGAATAAAGTTTTATAAAATTATAACTTTGGGCGAATATTTGTGAAACTAAGGAGGTGTTTATGATAGTGGAGAATAAGTACTTTCTTAACGACAAGTATATTTTCAATGTCAACAAAAAGTCATTAACTGATCTGGATAATAGTGAAGATATAATCTGGCTAGGTAGTAATGAAAGCAATATTTTATTAGCATTTATTGAAAGGCCAAATCAGGTCTTGAGTCGAGATGAAATACACGAGCTCGTGTGGACTAGCAACGGGTTTCATGTGGATGAATCTAGTGTTATCCAAGCAATATCAACCGTTAGAAAAATACTAAAAGATTCAGCAAAAGAACCTGAGTTTATTAAGACCATTCCCAAACATGGTTACCAATTTATTGGTAATAGTAAAAAGATAGAAGAAGATGTAAAGCAAGGCATAGATGACGAACTACAAGATGATGATCTAAAAGAGATTGAAATTGAACGTTTCAACATAACGAATCTGTTAAGTAAAAAATTATTATCATTTTTTATGGTGATGTTGGTTTCTGTATTAATGTTCCAGTTTATATGGCCGTTGAATCTATTTTCTCCTAAGTATTCTGAACTCAAAGAAATAGGTCGGGTAGGTGATATAGGAGTCTATTTGTTAAATAGAGATACTAATGGCGCTAGCCATGCGGAAGATATCAAGTATTGTACGAATAAGTTGTTGACCTATCATCCCAATACCGAGAATATCGATAAAGTCATTGTGTCTTATACGTTCAGAAATGAGCTGATCATTAACGTAGTAGATAAATATTTAACGGAAAGCGTGAGCTATAATCTGATGCCAAAAAATATGGATATGATGTCCTTTTGTGAGATGAGGTTTGATAATGATAAATAAAAACTTGTTGATTACATTGACTATATTGTCTATACCACTGATGTATTTGATTGTTCATGATTCTACTTCAATTGAAAAATCAAGCTTTACCTCTAAAGCATGGCATTCGGAAATGAAGGTTCTTCTTCCAAAGAAAAGTGCGAACTATGGGAAGCTGGATATAGACAAAACGTATACAGTTTCGATAAAGAGTGATATTAAATATATGAATGATAATACATATGTTCAAAATTCTATCGTGAATAGCTTAGATAGAAATGACGACACGATATCTACTCTTGAAATATCTAATGTAGGGCAATGGAAATACGAGCAAGGTTATATTTTTTTAGAGGCTGGTGATATTAGAGACGTTTCTTCCGTCAGAGTTAATCATATTGATGACGGAAGTCTGGAAAAAATAAAGGAAATGTTCATCATTAATATGTTACGAGTGACTGAGGTAAATCAGATCGATGAGAAAACCATGTTGATGACGTCTATAGATAACTCATCTAGGCTGTGGGTAGCCAATTAATATATAAATAGTGGAATGAATTTTGTTTTTAAAGGCCCCTTGCATTAGCAAAGGGCCTTTAATTTTGAAATCAAGCTAAGTTGGTAAGGGTTTATATATTTGAGTTCGTGTATTGATTTTTAATGAGCTGATAAACATGTAATTAATAAAGTTGTACTATATTTATGCATCAGATTTTTAGGATCTTTCTTGGTGTGTTTTTATGTAAAAATAAATGTTATTAAAAAATTATTTGCCATGATTTTTGGTGCATGTATTAAGGATGATTATTACATTAGTAATAGGATGGTATGCTTGATTAATAGGGTTTGTAATAAATGGTCGTGTTAGAAAGTATAATATAAATAATGTTGTTAAGGATATATATTGTCTCCTTATTGATTCAATTATATTTATTCCTGGGTGTTAGCGTTTATATTTTTACTCGAGAATAATGATTAGGTTAGTTATTGGGAAAAAAGCCTACAGTTAAGTAGGCATTGAAATTATCTGAACGTTACTATTCTTAGAAAGTATAGTAAACACCAGCCACCATTAGAGACAGGTCAGCGTCTTTTTCATAACCTGAGTTGTCTGCAGCGGAGTATTCAGCAAAACCTGTTAGGTTGCTTGAGAATGTGTAATCAGCACCAAAAGTATAGGTTGTTACTTCATCGCTATTAGCGACGTCTTGCTCTTCAGCAATGTATGTTGAAGCATATACTCGCACTGCGTTAATTGTATAGTCCGCAGCAAGGCCGATGACTTCGTACTCTTGGCTGTCGACTTGCTCAACTACATAGTGTGATGCGATAGAGAAAACATCATTGTCATAGCCTAGTTTAAAGCCGTAAACGTCATTGTCGCCATTGTTTGTGACTGCGTAAGCGCCGCGGTTGCCACGATCTTGATAAGATGCACCAATATTAAAGTCAGCGATATCAAAAGCAGCTGAAAGTCCATATACCGAATCTTGATCTGAATCTTCAGCTAAATAAGTGTCTGCAATCAACGTCAACATTTCTGTATTGTATCTTAGCGCAATGCCGTGACCTTTTGACTCAAATCGGTCTGCAACGTCATCAACATAACCTACACCTTCATTGGTGTTATCGATAATAATTGCGTTCAAAGAGTCTCCGAAATCACCCACTTCACCAACGGCGACAGCGAAATTTTCGCCAAATTTTGCGCCGAAGTATTCGTCATCAGTTTCAACTTCTTTTGAATCATTGTCACCAGGGCCAAAGCCTACGCCGTTTTGTATTTCGAATGAACCAAACACGCCAACCGTGTCACTTAGTTTATGGGTAGCATCGATCTGAATTTTTGCCCATACATCAACGTCTGGGTCACTTTTATAATCGTCTGCAGCGGTGCCTTTCAGTTCAGAAGTACTTAGATAGACATCAATTTCACCTTTCAAGTTAA harbors:
- a CDS encoding DUF3820 family protein, which gives rise to MLEKENLIKLARIKMPFGKYAGRTLIDLPEEYLLWFARKDSFPEGELGDLMQLCLALKIEGLDMVVKPLKYPESR
- a CDS encoding rhodanese-like domain-containing protein yields the protein MKKEITVIFKKIVALALAFIAFSSFAENRAELAWQKIEQGALIVDVRTPQEFDTQHIESAVNFPLETVNVAFNNVDKDQQIVVYCRSGNRSGQAERFLKKNGFTNVHNGGGLNEMLASK
- a CDS encoding alpha-amylase; this translates as MKLNTIVTALILASTPLSAANLTISTSTNSRNYSFTAEHPVNVPLKKDNYSIKVTDIGGTCTVDVVKKLKFNTPTQLNCQEPTLFELKIRLSGDYLFTFDKTTQSITLTKKKSNTVKKEFKRAVPNLTCDTHISEEVTLNVADTFADGTKLKDTFTGQVTEVINHHVTLTPSLNSGGMVLLEPTLQQSSNLSTPLDWRNANIYFVMVDRFSNGDLNNDTSYGRQKDGNDEVGTFHGGDLKGIIKKLDYIQSLGTDAIWLSPIVEQIHGFVGGGEKGSFPFYAYHGYWTRDFTKIDENFGKDEDLTQLVAEAHKRGIKILLDAVVNHSGYAALSDLQFDDINVVSPKRSWPDKWSDWVPGKNENWHSYNDSIDYASNAWTSWWGPDWIRAGFPDYKKPGNSDITMSLAGLPDFITESEKTVTPPNWLLNNPGTRVKHKQNFTVSDYLIEWQSDWVKRFGIDGFRVDTVKHVESDVWIRLKKQSSEKLEAWRKKNGQSGGQPFWMMGEVWGHSAYRSPYFDDGFDALINFDMQKKMDKGAACFSYMAETYQSYADTIASEKDFNPVSYMSSHDTELFFSRYKSFDMQRDAASALLLSPGAIQVYYGDEVARAIGPYADDFHQGTRSDMVWQLDDNRKKLLEHWKTVGQFRKSHPSIGAGQHKALKQKQGYAFSRVLGDDKVVVAFVGK
- a CDS encoding winged helix-turn-helix domain-containing protein, with amino-acid sequence MIVENKYFLNDKYIFNVNKKSLTDLDNSEDIIWLGSNESNILLAFIERPNQVLSRDEIHELVWTSNGFHVDESSVIQAISTVRKILKDSAKEPEFIKTIPKHGYQFIGNSKKIEEDVKQGIDDELQDDDLKEIEIERFNITNLLSKKLLSFFMVMLVSVLMFQFIWPLNLFSPKYSELKEIGRVGDIGVYLLNRDTNGASHAEDIKYCTNKLLTYHPNTENIDKVIVSYTFRNELIINVVDKYLTESVSYNLMPKNMDMMSFCEMRFDNDK
- a CDS encoding regulatory protein ToxS: MINKNLLITLTILSIPLMYLIVHDSTSIEKSSFTSKAWHSEMKVLLPKKSANYGKLDIDKTYTVSIKSDIKYMNDNTYVQNSIVNSLDRNDDTISTLEISNVGQWKYEQGYIFLEAGDIRDVSSVRVNHIDDGSLEKIKEMFIINMLRVTEVNQIDEKTMLMTSIDNSSRLWVAN
- a CDS encoding porin, with product MNRKLIALAVAAVTTGANAASIYSDDQTSLNLKGEIDVYLSTSELKGTAADDYKSDPDVDVWAKIQIDATHKLSDTVGVFGSFEIQNGVGFGPGDNDSKEVETDDEYFGAKFGENFAVAVGEVGDFGDSLNAIIIDNTNEGVGYVDDVADRFESKGHGIALRYNTEMLTLIADTYLAEDSDQDSVYGLSAAFDIADFNIGASYQDRGNRGAYAVTNNGDNDVYGFKLGYDNDVFSIASHYVVEQVDSQEYEVIGLAADYTINAVRVYASTYIAEEQDVANSDEVTTYTFGADYTFSSNLTGFAEYSAADNSGYEKDADLSLMVAGVYYTF